A window of Apium graveolens cultivar Ventura chromosome 8, ASM990537v1, whole genome shotgun sequence contains these coding sequences:
- the LOC141679258 gene encoding uncharacterized protein LOC141679258, translating to MDVNKVKGGSIGLSYPMLAKSNYTAWALKMKVFMQVQGVWTAVEQNDPKTPVEEKSDKVAMAMIYQGIPEEVLLSIAEKQTTKDVWEAIKTLCQGADRVKKARIQTLKSEFEALSMKESEQIDDFHLRMNGLVTNIRALGEEMEEAYIVKKFLRAVPSRFLQITSTMEQFGNLETMSVEETVGSLKAHEELIKGKTETNESQLLLTKEEWENEKMKIINCYLPRRSG from the coding sequence ATGGATGTTAATAAGGTAAAAGGAGGCTCCATAGGCTTGAGTTACCCAATGCTGGCAAAAAGCAATTACACGGCTTGGGCTCTTAAGATGAAGGTGTTCATGCAGGTACAAGGAGTTTGGACTGCCGTTGAACAGAATGACCCAAAGACTCCTGTCGAAGAGAAGAGTGACAAGGTAGCCATGGCCATGATTTATCAAGGTATACCAGAAGAAGTCTTGTTGTCAATTGCAGAGAAGCAAACGACAAAGGATGTTTGGGAAGCGATAAAGACTTTGTGTCAAGGAGCTGATCGGGTTAAGAAGGCCCGGATTCAAACATTGAAATCCGAGTTTGAGGCGTTAAGTATGAAAGAAAGTGAACAAATTGATGATTTCCATCTGAGAATGAATGGTTTGGTGACAAATATCAGAGCCTTGGGGGAGGAAATGGAAGAGGCGTATATTGTGAAAAAATTTCTACGAGCAGTACCTTCAAGATTTCTGCAAATTACGTCCACTATGGAACAATTTGGAAATCTTGAAACAATGTCCGTGGAGGAAACCGTAGGATCTCTCAAGGCGCATGAGGAACTCATAAAGGGTAAGACAGAAACAAATGAGAGTCAGTTGTTACTTACAAAAGAAGAGTGGGAAAACGAGAAAATGAAGATAATAAATTGTTACTTACCAAGGAGGAGTGGCTAA